The following are from one region of the Phormidium sp. PBR-2020 genome:
- a CDS encoding glutamyl-tRNA reductase has protein sequence MNIAVVGLSHKTTPVEIREKLSIPEPQIEAAIAQLSSYPNIEEVALLSTCNRLEIYFIAKDTEPAVREVSQFLADRSRIYLPQLRPYLFVLLHQDAVMHLLRVSAGLESLVLGEGQILAQVKTTHKLSQKYKGVGRVLNQLFKQSISAGKRVRTETSIGTGAVSISSAAVELAQMKVPNLGSQRLCVLGAGKMSRLLVQHAIAKGANSLTLVNRSQTRAEELAAKFPDANINVRPWDEMLAAVADSDMVFTGTGATEPILHCDNLRAVAHPGLMLFDIAVPRNVHANVSELEEVQCFNVDDLKAVVAQNQESRRQMALEAETLLEDELASFESWWRSLETVPTISSLRRKVETIREQELEKALSRLGAEFAEKHQEVIEALTRGIVNKILHDPMVQLRAQQDIEARRRAMKTLHLLFDLELEEEIARS, from the coding sequence ATGAATATCGCTGTTGTTGGGCTAAGCCACAAAACAACGCCAGTCGAAATTCGTGAAAAACTGAGTATCCCGGAACCGCAAATTGAGGCCGCGATCGCCCAGCTATCGAGCTATCCCAACATTGAAGAAGTGGCTCTGCTGAGTACCTGTAATCGCCTCGAAATCTATTTCATTGCCAAAGATACCGAACCTGCGGTTCGAGAAGTGAGCCAGTTCCTAGCGGATCGTTCTCGGATTTATTTGCCCCAATTACGTCCCTATCTGTTTGTCCTGTTACACCAAGATGCAGTCATGCACCTGTTACGGGTGAGTGCGGGCCTCGAAAGTCTCGTCTTGGGTGAAGGACAGATCCTGGCACAAGTGAAAACCACCCACAAGCTCAGTCAGAAGTACAAAGGGGTGGGACGAGTGCTCAATCAGTTATTTAAACAGTCCATCAGTGCCGGAAAACGGGTTCGCACGGAAACCAGCATCGGAACCGGTGCGGTTTCGATTAGTTCCGCCGCCGTTGAGTTGGCTCAGATGAAAGTCCCCAACTTAGGGAGTCAGCGCCTCTGTGTTCTCGGGGCCGGGAAAATGTCTCGCCTCCTGGTGCAACATGCGATCGCCAAAGGGGCCAACAGCCTCACCCTGGTTAACCGCTCCCAAACGCGCGCCGAGGAACTGGCCGCTAAGTTCCCCGATGCCAATATTAATGTTCGTCCTTGGGATGAGATGTTGGCGGCGGTGGCCGACTCGGATATGGTCTTCACGGGAACCGGCGCAACGGAGCCAATTCTCCATTGTGATAACCTGCGCGCCGTGGCCCATCCGGGGTTAATGCTCTTTGATATTGCCGTTCCTCGGAATGTTCATGCCAATGTCAGCGAGTTGGAGGAGGTTCAATGCTTCAATGTCGATGACCTCAAAGCGGTGGTGGCCCAAAACCAGGAAAGCCGCCGTCAAATGGCTCTCGAAGCTGAAACTCTCCTAGAAGACGAGTTAGCCAGCTTTGAGTCTTGGTGGCGATCGCTCGAAACCGTCCCGACTATCAGCAGCCTGCGCCGCAAAGTTGAAACCATCCGCGAACAGGAACTCGAAAAAGCCCTGTCTCGCCTCGGTGCTGAATTTGCGGAGAAACACCAAGAGGTCATCGAAGCCCTCACCCGAGGGATTGTTAACAAGATTTTACATGACCCCATGGTGCAACTGCGGGCCCAACAGGACATTGAAGCCCGCCGTCGAGCCATGAAAACCCTCCATCTTCTGTTCGACTTAGAACTCGAAGAAGAAATCGCTCGCAGTTAA
- a CDS encoding sugar phosphorylase encodes MSSSISSSTTLNPPYDIFTRRILPLLRSVYDEDTAQSLLDRIYNHLAPLLSDSLDEDLGKWSQDNILLITYGDSIRREGEKPLATLGRFLRHYLKDSITGVHILPFCPYSSDDGFAVIDYRAINAELGTWEDIKAIAGEFNLMVDLVINHTSSESEWFQQFKQGKKPGCDYFICVDADTDVSQVVRPRNSPLLVRIETPEGEKHIWATFSEDQVDLNFANPDVFMEFVDILLYYVQAGAKYIRLDAIGYLWKQLGTSCIHLPQTHALIKVLREILQTLNPQIALITETNVPNRENLSYFGNRNEAHMIYNFSLPPLLLNALLQGKSEHLRTWMMSMPPAPLGCAYFNFTASHDGIGLRPTEGLLTDDEYEQLIATMKRFGGQISMRKQSDGSESPYEINISLFEALKGTVKGEDEWQVERFLCSQTIMMSLEGIPAFYIHSLLATGNDHEKMAQTGRNRSINRHQWDEAELLAYLENPQSPQARVLGELTRLIRIRRQQPAFHPNATQYTLHLKKALFGFWRQSMNRDQSIFSIHNLSDRPKKLPLTELNLVCTDPWCDLISGTLITDIYQSVVLDPYQSMWITNKFDSRDR; translated from the coding sequence ATGAGTTCATCCATCTCCTCATCCACGACCCTCAATCCTCCCTATGACATCTTCACCCGACGTATCCTGCCCCTCCTGCGATCGGTCTATGACGAAGACACGGCACAATCCCTCCTCGATCGCATTTATAACCATTTAGCCCCCCTCCTCAGTGATTCCCTAGATGAAGATTTGGGCAAATGGAGTCAGGATAATATCCTGCTGATTACCTACGGTGACAGCATCCGCCGTGAAGGAGAAAAACCCCTGGCCACCCTGGGGCGCTTCCTGCGCCACTATCTCAAAGACAGCATCACCGGGGTTCATATTCTCCCCTTTTGTCCCTATAGTTCCGATGATGGCTTTGCAGTGATTGACTATCGAGCCATTAACGCCGAACTCGGAACCTGGGAAGACATCAAGGCGATCGCCGGCGAGTTTAACTTAATGGTCGATCTCGTCATCAATCACACCTCCAGTGAAAGCGAGTGGTTTCAGCAGTTCAAACAGGGGAAAAAGCCCGGTTGCGACTATTTCATCTGCGTCGACGCCGACACCGACGTTTCCCAAGTGGTACGGCCCCGCAACAGCCCCCTGTTAGTTCGCATCGAGACGCCAGAAGGGGAAAAACATATCTGGGCCACCTTCAGCGAGGATCAAGTGGATCTCAACTTCGCCAACCCGGATGTGTTCATGGAATTTGTGGATATCCTCCTCTATTACGTGCAAGCCGGGGCTAAATATATCCGCCTCGATGCCATTGGCTATCTTTGGAAACAATTAGGAACCTCCTGCATTCATCTGCCGCAAACTCACGCCCTCATCAAAGTCCTGCGGGAAATTCTGCAAACCCTCAACCCTCAAATTGCCCTCATTACCGAAACCAACGTGCCCAACCGGGAAAACTTGAGCTATTTTGGGAACCGGAATGAAGCGCACATGATCTATAACTTCAGCCTGCCTCCCTTATTGCTCAATGCCCTATTACAAGGGAAATCCGAGCATTTACGAACCTGGATGATGAGTATGCCCCCGGCCCCCCTCGGCTGTGCCTATTTTAATTTCACCGCCTCCCATGATGGGATTGGCCTACGGCCGACGGAAGGCCTGCTCACGGATGACGAGTATGAGCAACTCATCGCCACCATGAAACGGTTTGGCGGCCAAATCAGTATGCGCAAACAGTCCGATGGCTCAGAAAGTCCCTATGAAATCAATATTTCCTTGTTTGAAGCTCTCAAGGGAACCGTCAAGGGGGAGGATGAGTGGCAAGTTGAGCGGTTCCTCTGTTCTCAGACGATTATGATGTCCTTAGAGGGGATTCCTGCCTTTTATATTCATAGTTTGTTAGCCACGGGCAATGACCATGAGAAGATGGCGCAAACAGGGCGCAACCGTTCCATCAATCGTCATCAATGGGATGAGGCGGAGTTACTGGCTTATCTGGAGAATCCCCAATCTCCTCAAGCGCGGGTGTTAGGGGAATTAACCCGTCTGATTCGCATTCGCCGCCAACAACCGGCGTTTCATCCCAATGCCACTCAATATACGCTGCATTTAAAGAAAGCTTTGTTTGGCTTTTGGCGGCAAAGTATGAATCGAGATCAGAGTATTTTTTCGATTCATAATTTGAGCGATCGCCCCAAGAAACTTCCGTTAACGGAGTTAAATTTAGTTTGTACTGATCCCTGGTGTGATTTAATCAGTGGTACGCTGATCACCGATATCTATCAAAGTGTGGTGTTAGATCCCTATCAATCCATGTGGATTACCAACAAGTTTGATAGCCGCGATCGCTAA
- a CDS encoding DUF1823 family protein gives MTELPPLTTDTIWAILNKDLDNDTVNRLVWHYLGYRYDDAEQTWQTDQVAEDWRENYPDPPDFIENRPPNVKLTRSIPKENKQLLKEKLGFKGYKIGEFSPLETRRATMANWLLNYMVEQGLLS, from the coding sequence ATGACTGAATTGCCTCCTTTAACGACCGATACGATTTGGGCCATCCTCAACAAAGACTTGGATAACGACACGGTCAACCGCTTAGTTTGGCATTATTTGGGCTATCGCTATGATGACGCGGAGCAAACCTGGCAAACGGATCAGGTGGCGGAGGATTGGCGGGAGAACTATCCTGACCCTCCAGATTTCATTGAAAATCGTCCGCCCAATGTGAAACTAACTCGCTCAATTCCGAAGGAAAATAAACAGCTTCTTAAAGAAAAATTAGGCTTTAAAGGCTACAAGATTGGTGAATTTTCTCCTTTAGAAACCCGCCGAGCTACAATGGCAAACTGGCTCCTCAACTACATGGTAGAACAAGGTCTTCTCTCCTGA
- a CDS encoding CHAT domain-containing protein: MLSPQLPSFTLAIAPLKTVHGGFPQSYAIWVLQAPYTGGYVHQDCPGSSSLCETWQEWQRFFSVNPLPVSPALAGVGPEASAGLPELGPSLVTSHSSRLMQELGLQLWQWLFSGAVQASFAQSQGIALGREVPLRVRLDIRAPELMLLPWEIAQPRIGKAALSLAPQLLFSRTTCDVDPLVLRRARRSLNILLVLGKPQAEDEESSAKTPMLALDDEAQRLGEIFAAALADGGQVPYHLDTLVQPTAAELTQQLERQEYHIFLYAGHGATAPDGGILFLGEDSTLSGTELAQILVRSQVTLAVFNACWGAQLDCHDDQCIPRSSVAEVLLHHGVPAALAMRDAIADTEALSFIEQFAGAIAQGHPIERAVAIARQQLLTLYKFNQPAWTLPVLYLHPEFDGYLLDSSEAMPADQMPTELPEDASTTLNHPGVKAYLTPQGSSASPESGFQLRGGRMRLGRSQENEAVLGEPWVSQYHAEIFLRHLPHQGPIYFLRDFSRYGTLMQEGDRWRKIHHQEVTLMSGMLLKFGSSQGQPWQFCLASGDF; the protein is encoded by the coding sequence ATGCTCTCTCCCCAGTTGCCTAGTTTTACCCTGGCGATCGCCCCCCTTAAGACGGTTCACGGTGGTTTCCCCCAGTCTTATGCCATTTGGGTCCTACAAGCGCCATATACTGGGGGCTATGTCCATCAAGATTGTCCCGGGTCGTCATCTCTTTGTGAGACCTGGCAGGAATGGCAACGATTTTTCTCGGTGAATCCTCTGCCGGTGTCCCCGGCCTTGGCGGGTGTGGGCCCGGAGGCTTCGGCTGGACTCCCCGAGTTGGGGCCATCCCTGGTCACGAGTCACAGCAGCCGTTTAATGCAAGAGTTGGGGTTACAGTTGTGGCAATGGTTGTTTTCGGGGGCGGTTCAGGCCAGTTTTGCTCAGAGTCAGGGCATTGCTCTCGGCCGTGAAGTGCCGTTGCGGGTGCGCTTGGATATCCGGGCCCCGGAACTGATGCTACTGCCCTGGGAAATTGCCCAACCCCGGATTGGGAAAGCGGCTCTGTCCCTAGCACCGCAACTTCTGTTTAGCCGCACAACTTGTGATGTCGATCCGTTGGTGTTGCGGCGGGCCCGGCGATCGCTCAATATTCTTTTGGTGTTGGGGAAACCTCAGGCTGAGGATGAGGAGTCCTCTGCGAAAACCCCGATGTTGGCTCTTGATGATGAGGCGCAACGGTTAGGGGAAATTTTTGCAGCGGCCCTGGCTGATGGGGGTCAGGTTCCCTATCATTTGGATACCCTGGTGCAGCCAACGGCGGCCGAGTTGACGCAACAGTTAGAGCGTCAGGAGTATCATATTTTTCTGTACGCCGGTCATGGGGCCACAGCCCCGGATGGGGGGATTTTGTTTTTAGGGGAGGATAGCACCCTGAGTGGGACGGAACTGGCTCAGATTTTGGTGCGATCGCAGGTTACCCTCGCGGTGTTCAATGCTTGCTGGGGGGCGCAACTGGATTGCCATGATGACCAATGTATCCCTCGCAGTAGTGTGGCGGAGGTGTTGCTACATCACGGGGTTCCGGCGGCCTTGGCCATGCGAGATGCGATCGCCGATACGGAAGCGTTAAGTTTCATTGAACAGTTCGCTGGGGCCATCGCCCAGGGCCATCCCATTGAGCGAGCGGTGGCGATCGCCCGTCAACAACTCTTAACCTTATACAAGTTTAATCAACCGGCCTGGACATTACCGGTTCTCTACCTCCATCCAGAATTTGATGGCTATTTACTCGATTCCTCCGAGGCCATGCCAGCGGATCAAATGCCGACGGAGTTACCCGAAGACGCGTCTACGACCCTCAACCATCCTGGGGTTAAAGCCTATCTAACTCCCCAAGGGTCTTCAGCTTCCCCCGAATCGGGATTTCAGTTGCGAGGGGGGCGGATGCGTCTCGGACGCAGTCAGGAGAATGAAGCCGTTTTGGGGGAACCTTGGGTGTCCCAGTATCATGCCGAAATTTTTCTGCGACATCTCCCCCATCAGGGTCCAATCTATTTTCTGCGAGACTTTTCTCGTTATGGAACCTTGATGCAAGAAGGGGACCGTTGGCGCAAAATCCATCATCAGGAAGTCACCCTGATGTCAGGGATGCTCCTCAAGTTTGGGAGTTCTCAGGGACAGCCTTGGCAGTTTTGCCTAGCCTCAGGGGATTTTTGA
- the adhE gene encoding bifunctional acetaldehyde-CoA/alcohol dehydrogenase encodes MTEFVTNLEQLEAHIARVKAAQQAYATFSQEQVDVIFKKAALAANAARIPLAKLAVEETGMGVVEDKVIKNHFASEIIYNKYKSDKTCGIIEEDKSFGIQKIAEPVGILAGIVPTTNPTSTAVFKALITLKTRNAIIFSPHPRAKRCTIEAAKIVRDAAVAAGAPEHIIGWIDEPTVPLSQALMQHPDIKLILATGGPGMVKAAYSSGNPSLGVGAGNTPALIDSSAHIKMAVSSILLSKTFDNGMICASEQSVVVLDDVYEEVRQEFIDRGAYLLAPDEGDRLGKLLINNGRLNANIVGQSVESIAALADISIPDNTRVLISEVSDISTDEPFAYEKLSPVLAMYRAQDFNEAVDKAEALVEFGGRGHTAVLYINPSEFDHIKQFEDKMQTARVLINTPSSQGAIGDLYNFRLDPSLTLGCGTWGGNSISENVEPHHLLNVKTVAERRENMLWFRIPPKVYFKYGSLPVALRELAGKQRAMIITDKPLYDLGMTASVETVLEDIGLKYTVFSEVEPDPSLETVNRGLAVMNSFQPDVIIALGGGSPMDAAKIMWLMYEHPEIEFEGLAMRFMDIRKRVYDLPELGEKAVLVAIPTTSGTGSEVTPFAVVTDRRNDIKYPLADYALTPTMAIVDPELVLNMPKSLTAFGGVDALTHALEAYVSVLASEYTNGLALEAIRLIFKYLPDSYHQGAANPKAREKMHYAATMAGMAFANGFLGICHSIAHQLGATFHIPHGLANAVMISHIIRYNATNAPFKQATFSQYKYPNAKWRYARIADHLQLGGETENEKIVRLIQAVEHLKQEVGIPSAMKDLIQMDEAQFKAQVDQVADRAFDDQCTVSNPRYPLITDLKQLILDAYYGNLDLSGLDGGQTGGLDGVPDVPAEPEVVMQ; translated from the coding sequence ATGACTGAGTTTGTCACCAACCTGGAACAACTCGAAGCCCATATTGCTAGAGTTAAAGCCGCTCAACAAGCCTATGCTACCTTTAGCCAAGAGCAGGTGGATGTCATTTTTAAGAAAGCAGCCCTTGCCGCCAATGCTGCCCGCATTCCCTTGGCGAAACTGGCAGTTGAAGAAACGGGAATGGGAGTCGTTGAGGATAAAGTGATTAAAAACCACTTTGCCTCGGAAATCATCTACAACAAATACAAGTCCGATAAAACCTGCGGCATTATCGAAGAAGATAAATCGTTTGGCATTCAAAAAATCGCCGAACCCGTAGGCATTTTAGCCGGGATTGTCCCCACAACCAACCCCACCTCAACGGCAGTTTTTAAGGCCTTGATTACCCTAAAAACTCGCAATGCCATCATCTTTTCCCCCCACCCCCGAGCCAAACGTTGCACCATTGAAGCCGCCAAAATTGTCCGAGATGCCGCCGTTGCAGCCGGCGCACCGGAACATATCATTGGCTGGATTGATGAACCCACGGTTCCCCTCTCTCAAGCCTTGATGCAGCACCCGGACATCAAACTGATTCTGGCCACCGGTGGCCCGGGAATGGTCAAAGCCGCCTATTCCTCCGGGAATCCTTCCCTGGGGGTTGGTGCTGGGAACACTCCAGCTCTGATTGACTCCAGCGCCCATATCAAGATGGCCGTCTCGTCGATTTTACTCAGTAAAACCTTCGACAACGGCATGATTTGCGCCAGTGAGCAGTCGGTGGTGGTTTTGGATGATGTCTATGAAGAGGTGCGTCAAGAATTTATCGATCGCGGCGCCTATCTGCTCGCGCCTGACGAGGGCGATCGCCTCGGGAAACTGCTCATCAACAACGGACGACTCAACGCCAACATCGTCGGCCAGTCCGTCGAAAGCATCGCGGCCCTAGCGGACATCTCCATTCCCGACAACACCCGCGTTCTCATCAGCGAAGTCAGCGACATCAGTACCGACGAACCCTTCGCCTACGAAAAACTTTCCCCGGTTCTAGCCATGTACCGGGCCCAAGACTTCAACGAAGCCGTCGACAAAGCCGAAGCCTTAGTTGAATTTGGCGGACGGGGCCATACCGCCGTGCTGTACATCAACCCCTCGGAGTTTGACCATATCAAACAGTTCGAGGACAAAATGCAGACGGCGCGGGTTCTCATTAACACCCCCTCCTCCCAAGGGGCCATTGGCGACCTCTACAACTTCCGCCTCGATCCCTCTCTCACCCTGGGTTGTGGTACCTGGGGGGGCAACTCCATCAGTGAAAACGTTGAACCCCATCACCTGCTTAACGTCAAAACCGTAGCCGAACGGCGGGAGAATATGTTGTGGTTCCGCATTCCCCCCAAAGTCTATTTCAAATATGGGTCTCTGCCCGTGGCCCTGCGGGAACTGGCCGGGAAACAACGGGCCATGATTATCACCGACAAACCCCTCTATGACCTGGGAATGACGGCTTCGGTGGAAACCGTCCTCGAAGATATTGGTTTGAAATATACCGTCTTCTCGGAAGTTGAACCCGATCCCTCCCTCGAAACTGTCAATCGGGGCTTAGCGGTGATGAACAGCTTTCAACCCGATGTCATCATCGCCCTCGGCGGTGGCTCGCCCATGGATGCAGCCAAAATTATGTGGCTGATGTACGAGCATCCGGAAATTGAGTTTGAGGGCCTGGCGATGCGGTTTATGGATATCCGCAAACGGGTCTATGATTTACCCGAGTTGGGTGAAAAAGCTGTCTTGGTGGCCATTCCCACTACCTCGGGAACCGGCTCAGAGGTGACGCCGTTTGCCGTGGTGACCGATCGCCGCAACGATATCAAATATCCCCTGGCCGATTATGCCCTCACCCCAACCATGGCGATCGTCGATCCAGAGTTGGTGCTGAATATGCCCAAGAGCCTCACCGCCTTCGGGGGAGTCGATGCTCTCACCCATGCCCTAGAAGCCTATGTGTCGGTGTTGGCCTCGGAATACACCAATGGCTTGGCCTTAGAGGCGATTCGTCTCATCTTTAAGTATCTGCCGGATTCCTATCACCAGGGGGCTGCCAATCCCAAGGCTCGGGAAAAAATGCACTATGCCGCCACCATGGCGGGGATGGCCTTTGCCAATGGCTTCTTAGGCATTTGTCACTCCATCGCCCACCAACTCGGCGCGACGTTCCATATTCCCCATGGTTTGGCGAATGCGGTGATGATTTCTCACATCATCCGCTACAACGCCACTAATGCCCCCTTTAAGCAGGCGACCTTCTCCCAGTACAAGTACCCTAATGCGAAATGGCGCTATGCTCGCATTGCCGATCACTTGCAACTCGGCGGCGAGACGGAGAATGAGAAAATTGTCCGTCTGATTCAGGCTGTGGAACATCTCAAACAAGAGGTGGGCATTCCCTCGGCGATGAAAGACTTGATTCAGATGGACGAAGCTCAATTTAAGGCTCAGGTGGATCAGGTGGCCGATCGCGCCTTTGATGACCAATGCACGGTCTCCAATCCTCGCTATCCCCTGATTACCGACCTCAAACAACTGATCTTGGATGCCTATTATGGCAACTTAGATCTCTCGGGTCTCGATGGTGGTCAGACGGGGGGACTCGATGGGGTTCCCGATGTCCCAGCGGAACCGGAGGTGGTGATGCAATAA
- a CDS encoding GerMN domain-containing protein: MKDSAKKNRSLGLLAGLAVILILGGAAVTLYQRSGGDDIVQPPPDLTEPDEGGELTLTAAPEIYLLQDTGTDFELLAMPITIDEDNNVLTSGDPELMLTEAFEQLLEISETSPGLSAIPADTRLRNLQITDAGVRVDLSQEFTLGGGSASMLGRLDQVIYTATSMDPSAEVWLSVEGEPLELLGGEGLEVPQPMTRADAHGSVQ; encoded by the coding sequence ATGAAAGACTCAGCCAAAAAAAATCGTTCCCTTGGACTTCTCGCCGGCCTAGCCGTCATCCTCATTCTGGGGGGTGCAGCGGTCACCCTATATCAGCGTAGTGGTGGAGATGATATCGTTCAACCGCCCCCCGATCTCACCGAACCGGATGAGGGCGGAGAGTTAACCCTAACCGCCGCCCCAGAAATTTATCTGCTTCAGGATACCGGCACCGACTTCGAACTGTTAGCGATGCCCATCACCATTGATGAAGACAACAATGTCCTCACCAGTGGTGACCCCGAGTTGATGCTGACGGAAGCCTTTGAGCAACTGCTAGAGATCTCCGAGACCTCACCGGGACTCAGTGCCATTCCCGCAGATACGCGCCTGCGAAATCTACAAATTACCGATGCTGGGGTGCGCGTAGATCTCTCCCAAGAATTCACCCTAGGAGGTGGCTCAGCCTCGATGCTGGGCCGATTGGATCAGGTCATCTACACCGCCACGAGCATGGACCCGAGTGCGGAAGTTTGGCTGTCCGTGGAGGGAGAACCCCTAGAACTGCTTGGGGGAGAAGGGTTAGAAGTTCCCCAACCCATGACCCGAGCCGATGCCCATGGGTCAGTCCAATAG
- the lpxB gene encoding lipid-A-disaccharide synthase, whose amino-acid sequence MSQRIFISTGEVSGDLQGALLIEALYRRAQQQGTPVEILALGGDRMAATGATLLAQTSGIGSVGLLESLPFLLPTLQVQRQALKVLRSQPPDLVILIDYMGPNLGLGNAIKREFPGIPIIYYIAPQTWVWSPSDRDALRLIALCDRLLAIFPEEARYFRERGATVTWVGHPLVDRLAAAPDRETARRAFNLTPEDQVIALLPASRHQELKYLVPPIFRAARTLQEKFPQAKFWIPLSLDIYRDRLQQALDEVGLQAEITGDRRLERLAAADLAISKSGTVNLELALLNVPQIALYAVHPLTASVARRVLGFEIEFMSPPNLVSMTSIIPELMQEDVTPENILRESLSLLCDPQRRQTMQAGYAQMRQQIGEVGVCDRAAEEILSLLNQPRPICP is encoded by the coding sequence GTGAGCCAACGCATTTTTATCAGTACCGGGGAAGTCTCGGGGGATTTACAGGGCGCGTTGTTGATTGAAGCCCTCTATCGTCGGGCGCAACAGCAGGGAACCCCTGTGGAGATTTTAGCCCTGGGGGGCGATCGCATGGCGGCGACTGGGGCGACGCTGCTGGCTCAGACGAGTGGCATTGGCTCGGTGGGCCTGTTGGAGTCTCTGCCCTTCCTGCTGCCGACGTTGCAGGTGCAGCGACAGGCTCTCAAAGTCTTGCGATCGCAGCCCCCCGACTTGGTGATTCTCATTGACTATATGGGACCTAATCTGGGCTTGGGCAATGCCATTAAACGAGAGTTTCCCGGCATCCCCATTATTTACTATATTGCCCCTCAAACCTGGGTCTGGTCTCCGAGTGATCGCGATGCCCTGCGCCTAATCGCGCTGTGCGATCGCCTCCTAGCCATCTTCCCGGAAGAAGCACGCTATTTCCGAGAGCGAGGGGCCACAGTGACCTGGGTGGGCCATCCCCTGGTCGATCGCCTGGCCGCAGCCCCCGATCGCGAGACGGCCCGACGGGCCTTTAACCTCACCCCAGAGGACCAAGTGATTGCCCTGCTCCCCGCCTCGCGTCATCAAGAACTGAAGTATCTGGTTCCCCCCATCTTCCGCGCCGCCCGGACGCTTCAGGAGAAATTCCCCCAAGCGAAGTTTTGGATTCCCCTCTCCCTCGACATCTACCGCGATCGCCTGCAACAAGCCCTCGACGAGGTGGGACTCCAGGCAGAAATCACCGGCGATCGCCGTCTTGAACGTCTCGCCGCCGCCGATTTAGCCATCAGTAAGTCAGGAACCGTTAACCTAGAACTGGCCCTGCTGAACGTGCCACAAATCGCCCTCTACGCCGTGCATCCCCTAACCGCAAGCGTTGCCCGTCGTGTCTTGGGCTTTGAGATTGAGTTCATGTCTCCGCCTAACCTCGTGTCCATGACTTCGATTATTCCCGAACTCATGCAAGAGGACGTGACCCCCGAAAACATCCTGCGGGAGTCCCTCAGCTTACTCTGCGATCCTCAGCGTCGGCAGACCATGCAAGCAGGATATGCCCAGATGCGACAGCAGATTGGTGAGGTGGGGGTCTGCGATCGCGCCGCCGAGGAAATCCTCAGCCTCTTAAATCAACCCCGCCCCATCTGCCCCTAA